The proteins below come from a single Bactrocera dorsalis isolate Fly_Bdor chromosome 5, ASM2337382v1, whole genome shotgun sequence genomic window:
- the LOC105229141 gene encoding uncharacterized protein LOC105229141, giving the protein MQISSLFWLLFIIVTLVIILIFIQRTNAYFNKNPTNGQSDITTNEPINSVESSIFNLLVETIIKICHKYDEVPFSPCGIQVNGDMQPKPEAPIKKNATNGQSNSTTNEPINSLESANSKLPVKPITKSLDKYHEKQCLSCGIKVIDDMGDKSPILMEPNQFEYLLPSSSGEIALRPGQWVLLLCADGFAERFDGQTLLAQYIGEKNFIIKNQVRNFSNIFFNFLIKNKIANFSNRFSKFLIKNKIINFSNKFSNFIIKNKIVIFSYKFLNFLIKNKIVNFSNKFSQCLLKKEIVNFLKKKLRFFIKNIIVNFSKIMCKTTSTPTPLRTGLCCSGEGTEWIYIGNKFNDSFLITMKVCFDKIRQTTLYVEHKITPGGIHYRKHVPRKNFTCDDFFGGRNIDPLYRSSKQIKALKRILGKDVSIYVTAKNYLSRGHLVAKADLIFSGQQKSTFYYVNVVPQWQSFNAGNWSRIEDGVRQFAHDSNSTLLCWTGTWGVCTLPDVNNIQQELYLGDKNNVIRVPKLFYRIVIDAESRKGITFVGVNNPYVAIEELTIGGYLIGEDISHNINWINWERQNIEKGYCYACSVPDFVEVVKGLPLVDLETTGILGLKE; this is encoded by the coding sequence atgcaaatatcgTCATTATTTTGGTTGCTATTTATAATTGTAACATTAGTAATTATACTGATTTTTATCCAGCGGACTAATGCATACTTTAACAAAAATCCGACTAATGGACAAAGTGACATTACCACCAATGAACCGATAAATAGTGTTGAATCATCTATCTTTAATTTACTTGTTGAAACGATAATCaaaatttgtcataaatatgACGAAGTACCATTTTCACCTTGTGGAATCCAAGTCAATGGCGACATGCAACCCAAGCCTGAAGCacccattaaaaaaaatgcgaCTAATGGACAAAGTAACAGTACCACAAATGAACCGATAAATAGTTTAGAATCAGCAAATTCTAAATTACCAGTTAAACCGATAACTAAAAGTTTGGATAAATATCACGAAAAACAATGTTTATCTTGTGGAATCAAAGTCATTGATGATATGGGCGACAAATCGCCAATTTTGATGGAACCCAATCAATTTGAATACTTGCTACCCAGTTCAAGTGGTGAAATTGCCTTGCGCCCTGGTCAGTGGGTGCTACTGCTCTGCGCTGATGGATTTGCAGAACGGTTCGACGGACAGACTCTGCTGGCGCAATATATcggcgaaaaaaattttattataaaaaatcaagtacgtaatttctcaaatattttttttaattttcttataaaaaataaaatagcaaatttctcaaatagattttcaaaatttcttataaaaaataaaataataaatttctcaaataaattttcgaattttattataaaaaataaaatagtaattttctcatataaatttttaaattttcttattaaaaacaaaatagtcaatttctcaaataaattttcacaatgtcttttaaaaaaggaaatagtaaatttcttaaaaaaaaaattaagattttttataaaaaatataatagttaaCTTTTCAAAAATCATGTGCAAAACAACTTCAACCCCTACACCATTACGAACGGGACTTTGCTGCAGCGGCGAAGGCACCGAATGGATTTATATCGGAAATAAATTCAATGATTCATTCCTAATAACAATGAAAGTGTGTTTTGACAAAATTCGCCAAACCACTCTTTACGTTGAACACAAAATAACTCCGGGAGGTATTCACTACCGAAAACATGTGCCGCGTAAAAACTTCACTTGCGATGATTTCTTTGGTGGTAGAAACATTGACCCTCTTTACAGAAGTTCCAAACAAATAAAGGCACTCAAACGTATACTTGGAAAGGATGTTTCGATTTACGTGACAGCCAAAAATTACCTGTCCCGTGGCCACTTGGTTGCCAAAGCTGACTTGATATTCAGTGGCCAACAAAAGTCCACTTTTTATTATGTGAATGTAGTGCCACAATGGCAGTCCTTCAATGCCGGTAACTGGTCGCGCATTGAGGATGGAGTCCGTCAGTTCGCTCATGACAGTAATAGTACCCTACTCTGCTGGACTGGTACCTGGGGTGTTTGCACTTTGCCAGACGTAAACAATATACAACAGGAGTTATACCTAGGGGACAAGAATAATGTCATAAGAGTGCCGAAACTATTTTACCGCATTGTTATCGATGCTGAGTCTCGTAAAGGTATCACTTTCGTAGGGGTGAATAACCCTTATGTGGCAATTGAAGAACTGACAATCGGAGGATATCTGATTGGAGAGGATATATCACACAATATTAATTGGATTAACTGGGAGAGGCAAAATATCGAGAAGGGTTACTGTTATGCGTGTTCAGTACCAGACTTTGTAGAGGTCGTTAAAGGTTTGCCGTTGGTTGACTTAGAGACGACCGGAATTTTGGGATTGAAGGAATAG
- the LOC125778905 gene encoding LOW QUALITY PROTEIN: uncharacterized protein LOC125778905 (The sequence of the model RefSeq protein was modified relative to this genomic sequence to represent the inferred CDS: inserted 1 base in 1 codon; deleted 1 base in 1 codon), protein MCLRATRTVKTPTTAIKQLMRSALNIFTLCSVFVSVVAREAVKPPDDVATELKRVGTGVIASVNTSVHNGLPCIIDTQYDLPKPNLPQPLYVRPNSTEYWLPNNDGFXQIPQGNSIELICTSPFANATTNTAGISRRKRSIRPRCLQGTTFTLNGEKYEFRQFLCTQPVKYTVERTAQTCANNSAQLYRVGYNLTRSHFLETMQICHDDDELRTHFVRYMLQPANQYYQPGVKRLSFSKAKHFTQYDMNYFYSQKNQQQQASQLLGSEAHAQTCFDKKSLFLSRGHLAAKADMIYATQQRTTMYTFFNAAPQWQSFNGGQWATLEERVRASVQKLKQTVTCYTGTVGVMQLRTASGNMLRPYYLSYDKNNNGLLPVPALYFRIIVSADGRAGIVLLGTNDPFATMREIHEEYVICTDVREQVPWLKWMRNSEETLKSGYLYACRVDEFIKAVPILTTELADVAELLVQS, encoded by the exons ATGTGCCTACGCGCCACAAGAACGGTGAaaacgccaacaacagcaataaaacaGCTGATGCGTTcagcattaaatatttttaccttgTGCAGTGTTTTCGTCAGTGTTGTTGCCAGAGAAGCGGTGAAACCACCTGATGACGTCGCTACTGAACTGAAGCGTGTTGGAACAGGTGTCATAGCGTCGGTGAATACGTCGGTACACAACG GACTGCCATGCATCATTGATACGCAATATGATTTGCCGAAGCCGAACCTACCGCAACCGCTGTATGTCCGTCCAAACTCAACAGAGTACTGGCTGCCAAATAACGACGGTT ATCAGATACCACAAGGCAACAGCATAGAGTTGATCTGCACCTCACCTTTTGCGAATGCCACCACAAATACTGCGGGTATATCACGCAGGAAGCGTTCCATCCGCCCGCGCTGCTTACAAGGCACCACATTCACGTTGAACGGCGAGAAATACGAATTTCGGCAATTTCTCTGCACGCAGCCGGTGAAATACACTGTCGAGCGCACAGCGCAGACCTGCGCCAACAATAGCGCTCAGCTGTATCGCGTTGGCTACAACTTGACGAGGTCACATTTCCTGGAAACCATGCAGATTTGTCACGACGACGACGAACTGCGCACGCATTTTGTGCGTTACATGCTTCAACCGGCCAACCAATACTATCAGCCCGGCGTAAAGCGTTTAAGCTTCTCGAAAGCTAAGCATTTCACACAATACGACATGAATTATTTCTACTCTCAGaagaatcaacaacaacaggccTCACAGTTGTTGGGCAGCGAAGCGCATGCGCAAACCTGTTTCGATAAGAAATCGCTCTTTCTATCGCGCGGTCATCTGGCTGCCAAAGCCGATATGATCTATGCCACACAGCAGCGCACCACA ATGTACACTTTCTTCAATGCGGCACCCCAGTGGCAGTCGTTCAATGGCGGACAATGGGCCACATTGGAGGAGCGCGTGCGCGCCTCTGTCCAAAAGTTGAAACAAACGGTGACCTGCTATACCGGCACTGTGGGCGTAATGCAATTGAGAACCGCCAGCGGAAATATGCTTCGTCCTTACTACTTGTCTtacgataaaaataataacggcTTGTTGCCGGTACCGGCTCTGTACTTTCGCATCATTGTATCTGCGGATGGACGTGCTGGCATCGTGTTGCTGGGGACTAACGACCCATTTGCTACAATGCGCGAAATACACGAGGAATATGTGATATGTACGGATGTGCGCGAGCAAGTGCCTTGGCTTAAATGGATGCGCAATAGTGAAGAGACCTTGAAGAGCGGATACTTGTATGCCTGCAGAGTGGATGAGTTCATAAAAGCGGTGCCGATTCTGACGACGGAGCTCGCTGATGTGGCTGAGTTGTTGGTACAAAGTTAA
- the LOC125778906 gene encoding uncharacterized protein LOC125778906: protein MDLQPPFGGQTLQAQCAGDKNFFINNEQVNFSKINCTTISMPTPIRTGLCCSGEGTELINIGIKFNESSSLPTMQVCFEKIRQAPHYVEHTFTPASIHRQKKVKRKNFTSGNIFGDINIDAFYKKPKQIKALSRILGKSVSIYVTTKNYLSRGHLVAKADLIFSGPQMSTFHVVNVVPQWQSFNAGNWSLIEDEVRKFAHDSNSTLLCLTGTWVVCTLPDVNNVRRELYLGDDKQNNNVIRVPQLFYRIVTRIDAESRKGITFVGVNNPYLKIEELTTEGYLIAEDVSHNINWINWDRQNIDKDCCYACSVPDFVAVVKDLPLVDLETTGILGLKELSM from the coding sequence ATGGATTTGCAGCCACCGTTCGGAGGACAAACTTTGCAGGCGCAATGTGCTGgcgataaaaatttttttataaacaatgaaCAAGTCAATTTCTCAAAGATCAATTGCACTACCATATCAATGCCAACACCAATACGAACAGGGCTTTGCTGCAGCGGCGAAGGCACTGAATTGATTAATATCGGCATTAAATTCAATGAGTCATCATCACTACCCACAATGCaagtgtgttttgaaaaaattcgccAAGCACCCCATTACGTTGAACACACCTTTACTCCTGCAAGTATTCACCGCCAAAAAAAGGTGAAGCGTAAAAACTTCACTTCCGGTAATATCTTTGGTGATATAAACATTGACGCTTTTTACAAAAAGCCCAAACAAATTAAGGCACTCAGTCGTATACTTGGAAAGAGTGTTTCGATTTACGTGACAACCAAAAATTATCTGTCCCGTGGCCATTTAGTCGCCAAAGCTGACTTGATATTCAGTGGTCCACAAATGTCCACTTTTCATGTTGTGAATGTAGTGCCACAATGGCAGTCCTTCAATGCCGGTAACTGGTCGCTCATTGAGGATGAAGTCCGTAAGTTTGCTCATGACAGTAATAGTACCCTACTCTGCTTGACTGGTACCTGGGTTGTTTGCACTTTGCCAGATGTTAACAATGTGCGACGCGAGTTATATCTAGGGGACGATAAGCAAAACAATAATGTCATAAGAGTGCCGCAACTATTTTACCGTATTGTTACTCGTATCGATGCTGAGTCTCGTAAAGGTATCACGTTCGTTGGAGTGAATAACCCTTATCTGAAAATTGAAGAACTGACAACCGAGGGATATCTGATTGCAGAGGATGTCTCACACAATATTAATTGGATTAACTGGGACAGGCAAAATATCGATAAGGATTGTTGTTATGCCTGTTCAGTACCAGACTTCGTAGCGGTTGTGAAAGATTTGCCGTTGGTTGACTTAGAGACGACCGGAATTTTGGGTTTGAAGGAATTGTCGATGTAA